DNA from Metabacillus flavus:
TAGTTCCCTGTTGGATTATTCGGGCTGCAAACCCAGACCACCTTTGTATATTCGTCAATGGCGCCAAGCATTGCATCAAGATCGTGTTCTCCGCCTTTTAGCGGCACCTCTCTGATTTCCGCATTTTCAATGACCGCATTATGACGGTACTGAGGGAATGTTGGAGTGGCCATGACCGTATTGGACTGATGGTCAAGCAGCGATCTGCAAATTATTTGAACAATTTCATCCGATCCATTCCCAAAAATGAGCTGATTCTTATCCACACCAAGAATAGCCGAAAGTTTTTCGCGAAGCTCAGCACTGTATCCATCCGGATACAAGGCAAGCTGGCTCAGTTCCCTTTCAATAGCCTCCTTCGCTTTAGGGGAATACCCATATGGATTCTCATTCGAAGCCAATTTTACGATATGGTCCAAACCGTATTCTTTCTTCACTTCATCAATTGGTTTGCCCGGCTGATAAGGTTTTAAATCAAGCAGCTGGCTTTTTACTTCCATCACAAAACACCTCTCCCTAGACAGTTTGAACGAAAGATCTGGCGAAGGCCTCTATCTTTTGAAGGGCTTCATCACGGTCAGCTTTAGAAATAAGCTGATCATGAAGCTCTTCCACTTGGCGAATAATAGAGCTTCCTACTACAACACCATCACCGGCTTCATTCATTTTTCTGGCCTGCTCACCGGAGGAAATCCCAAATCCCACTGCCACTGGAATCGGTGAGACAGCTTTCACCTCTTTAATGAAATTAAAAACGTTTTGATCAAACTCTTTTCGCTCTCCTGTTACCCCGAGAGAAGAAACACAGTACAGGAACCCTTCAGATGCCTCCGCAATTTTCTTCAAGCGGGAAGAAGAAGTCGGGGCAACCATAGAGATGAAATAAAGATTTTCAGCTTTGCAGCGTGTGCGGATCCGTTGATTTTCTTCAAACGGCAAATCCGGAATGAGCAGACCATCCACGTTATTTTCGCGCATTAAAGCGAAAAAGTTCTCTTCCCCTAATTGTAACACAGGATTGTAATAAGTGAACAGGATGACAGGAATCTCTACTCCATTTTCCCTCATTTTGGGCACAAGTTCCATCGCTTTTACAATATTCATCCCCTGTTTCAGCGCCCTTCCTGAAGCACGCTGAATAACAGGGCCGTCCGCAAGCGGATCAGAGTAAGGAATACCAAGTTCGATCGCTGATGCTCCAGCATTTTGGAGAGATAAAGCAAGGGCAATCGTTGCTTCTGCATCCGGGTCACCTGCTGTGATAAAAGGAATGAAAAGTTTTTTATTTTGCTCCATTAGAGATTGAAAGTAATTCATCTTGATCCACTTCTCCTTTCAAAGCTTTCATAAGGGTATGAACATCTTTATCTCCGCGCCCGGACAAGCATACCAGGATGGACTGTTCCGGGGACATCGTTTCAGCAATTATAAAGGCCTTCGCCAAAGCATGCGCTGATTCTATGGCTGCCAGCAGACCTTCTTCTTTCGCAGTCCTATGGAGCGCATCGAGTGCTTCCTGATCTGTAGCGGAAATATACTGAACTCTTCCTGTGTCTGCCAGATGGGCATGTTCAGGACCGACACCCGGATAATCAAGCCCTGCTGAGATGGAATACGGTTCTATGATTTGTCCAAATTCGTCCTGAATTAAATAAGTTAAGGATCCGTGGATCACTCCATTCGTTCCTTTTGTAATTGTCGCAGCATGAAGCGGAGTATCAATTCCTTTTCCGGCCGCTTCCACCCCAATTAGTTCCACTTCATCATTAAGGAAAGGATGGAACATGCCGATTGCATTGCTCCCGCCTCCTACACACGCAATCACTTTATCAGGCAATCCTCCCGTTCTTTCGGCAAATTGCTTTTTTGATTCCTCCCCTATTACCTTTTGAAAATCTCTGACTATCATAGGATAAGGGTGGGGACCTACTACAGACCCGATCATATAAAAATGGTCTTCACAATGCTGGACCCAGTACCTGATTGCTTCATTAGTTGCATCCTTCAATGTCTTACTCCCTGAATGGACAGGGACCACTTCAGCTCCGAGCAATTCCATTCTGAAGACATTCAGCTGCTGCCTCTCAACATCTTCAGCACCCATGAACACTTTGCATTTCATACCAAATTTTGCAGCGACCGTAGCAGCAGCGACTCCATGCTGGCCTGCACCTGTTTCTGCGATAAGCTGATTCTTGCCCATACGTTTTGCAAGCAGCGCCTGTCCGATTGCATTATTAATTTTGTGTGCACCTGTATGATTCAGATCTTCACGTTTCAAATAGATGGACGCTCCGCCTATTGATTTCGTAAGGTTTTCAGCGAATGTCAACGCTGTAGGTCTTCCTGAGTATTCCTTAAGGAGGCGAACATATTCCTCTCCGAATGCAGGGTCAGCCGCCGCATCCCGGTAGGCATTTTCAAGCTCTTCAAGCGGTTCCATTAACGTCTCGGGAACAAATTTCCCTCCAAAATCTCCATATCTTCCTTTAATGTCCGGATACATAATCAAACACCCTCTTCTCAAAATTTTTCAGCAATCTTTCATCCTTGATGCCATTCCGTTCAACTCCGCTCGCAAGGTCTATTCCTGCGGGATCGATTTTCAAGAGATCTATTACATTGTCCGGGCTGACCCCCCCTGCAATGAAACAGGGTTTGCCCATCTGCTCAGCTTGCTTTATATAACTTCCCGCTAATGACCAGTCAAAGGACACTCCCGTTCCGCCCCATGACCCCTTTACACTGCTGTCGATTAAAAATACATCTGCGGCCGGTCCATAATGAGCCATCTTTCTAAGCGCAGACTCACCGTGCCTGATCGCTTTCCATATTTCCTGACCATTCCTCTGTTTAAATTCTTCCAGCAAAGAAAGTGGTTCTTCTCCATGAAATTGAACAGCATCCAAATTTAAAATGCGGCATGCTTCCTCAACCTCCCCCAAAGTTGGATTCACAAATACTCCGACATGCTTCTTACCGTTTTTTCCAAACTCATCCATCCATTCTTTAACTTCAGATGGTTCGGTTCTCCGTTTGCTTTCAGCGAAAATAAACCCAATGCAGTCCGCTTCTGAGCGGCTTGAAAGTCTGTAATCCTCTCTGTTTTTATTGCCGCAATACTTAAGGAGCGGACGCTTCATTCCGCTTCACCAAACAGATTTTTCACGGCTATCCCCTGGTCTTGATGCCTCATCAGCGATTCGCCAACCAATACGGCATGTGCTCCATATTCTTTAACTAAATCAAGATCGGCTTTTGTATGAATTCCGCTTTCGCTTACTAATAATGAACCCTCTGGGATATATCCTATAAAGTCCCCTGCTCTTCTGATGTCTGTCTGAAATGTGGTCAAGTCACGGTTGTTCACACCAATCAGCTCCGGCGTGATCTCTTTTAAAATTCTCTCAAGAATCTGAACAGAATGGACTTCTACTAAAGCATCCATCCCG
Protein-coding regions in this window:
- the trpA gene encoding tryptophan synthase subunit alpha; its protein translation is MNYFQSLMEQNKKLFIPFITAGDPDAEATIALALSLQNAGASAIELGIPYSDPLADGPVIQRASGRALKQGMNIVKAMELVPKMRENGVEIPVILFTYYNPVLQLGEENFFALMRENNVDGLLIPDLPFEENQRIRTRCKAENLYFISMVAPTSSSRLKKIAEASEGFLYCVSSLGVTGERKEFDQNVFNFIKEVKAVSPIPVAVGFGISSGEQARKMNEAGDGVVVGSSIIRQVEELHDQLISKADRDEALQKIEAFARSFVQTV
- the trpB gene encoding tryptophan synthase subunit beta, which produces MYPDIKGRYGDFGGKFVPETLMEPLEELENAYRDAAADPAFGEEYVRLLKEYSGRPTALTFAENLTKSIGGASIYLKREDLNHTGAHKINNAIGQALLAKRMGKNQLIAETGAGQHGVAAATVAAKFGMKCKVFMGAEDVERQQLNVFRMELLGAEVVPVHSGSKTLKDATNEAIRYWVQHCEDHFYMIGSVVGPHPYPMIVRDFQKVIGEESKKQFAERTGGLPDKVIACVGGGSNAIGMFHPFLNDEVELIGVEAAGKGIDTPLHAATITKGTNGVIHGSLTYLIQDEFGQIIEPYSISAGLDYPGVGPEHAHLADTGRVQYISATDQEALDALHRTAKEEGLLAAIESAHALAKAFIIAETMSPEQSILVCLSGRGDKDVHTLMKALKGEVDQDELLSISNGAK
- a CDS encoding phosphoribosylanthranilate isomerase, which translates into the protein MKRPLLKYCGNKNREDYRLSSRSEADCIGFIFAESKRRTEPSEVKEWMDEFGKNGKKHVGVFVNPTLGEVEEACRILNLDAVQFHGEEPLSLLEEFKQRNGQEIWKAIRHGESALRKMAHYGPAADVFLIDSSVKGSWGGTGVSFDWSLAGSYIKQAEQMGKPCFIAGGVSPDNVIDLLKIDPAGIDLASGVERNGIKDERLLKNFEKRVFDYVSGH